The proteins below come from a single Rhizobium sp. BT04 genomic window:
- a CDS encoding SlyX family protein, with amino-acid sequence MSDETNRITRLEEMLAYQAKTIEELSDQLAEQWKTVEQMRTKLDRLTERFLSLEEQSLDAPGITRPPHY; translated from the coding sequence ATGTCCGACGAGACGAACCGCATCACCCGGCTGGAAGAAATGCTGGCCTACCAGGCAAAGACGATCGAAGAGCTTTCCGATCAGCTCGCCGAGCAATGGAAGACAGTCGAGCAGATGCGCACCAAGCTCGACCGGCTGACGGAACGGTTCCTGTCGCTGGAGGAGCAGTCGCTGGACGCGCCTGGTATCACCCGCCCGCCGCATTATTGA
- a CDS encoding NAD-dependent succinate-semialdehyde dehydrogenase has product MTFTTALTRHVTFSSPLLRDAGYINGVWTSGDAEKTFDVLNPATGELLGSLPDMGASETRTAIDAAHAAQPAWAARPAKERSATLRKWFDLMVANADELAAILTAEMGKPFPEARGEILYAAAYIEWYAEEAKRIYGETIPAPSQDRRMIVIKQPVGVVGTITPWNFPAAMIARKVAPALAVGCTVVSKPAEQTPLTAIALAVLAEQAGIPPGVFNVIVGTDGPAIGRELCGNEKVRKISFTGSTEVGRILMRQCADQIKKVSLELGGNAPFIVFDDADLDAAVEGAIASKYRNAGQTCVCANRLYVQSNVYDAFAAKLAAKVAAMSVGDGFMAGVEIGPLIDEQGLAKVEDHVSDALAKGAKVLTGGKRIDGAGTFFTPTVLTGVARGMKVAREETFGPVAPLFRFETVEDVIAQANDTEFGLAAYFYASDLKKVWRVAEALEYGMIGINTGLMSSETAPFGGIKQSGLGREGSRHGADDYLEMKYLCIGGV; this is encoded by the coding sequence ATGACTTTCACCACCGCACTGACCAGACACGTTACTTTCTCTTCTCCTCTCCTGCGCGACGCCGGCTATATCAACGGCGTCTGGACCTCAGGCGATGCCGAAAAGACCTTCGACGTGCTCAACCCGGCAACCGGCGAGTTGCTTGGCTCCCTGCCCGACATGGGTGCGAGCGAGACGCGGACGGCGATCGATGCGGCCCATGCCGCCCAGCCGGCCTGGGCTGCCCGCCCGGCCAAGGAGCGCAGCGCCACCTTACGCAAATGGTTCGACCTGATGGTCGCCAATGCCGACGAGCTCGCGGCGATCCTGACCGCCGAAATGGGCAAGCCGTTCCCGGAAGCGCGCGGCGAAATCCTTTATGCCGCCGCCTATATCGAATGGTATGCGGAAGAGGCCAAGCGCATTTACGGCGAGACGATCCCGGCGCCATCCCAGGACAGGCGCATGATCGTCATCAAGCAGCCGGTCGGCGTCGTCGGCACGATCACGCCGTGGAATTTCCCGGCGGCGATGATTGCCCGCAAGGTCGCGCCGGCGCTTGCCGTCGGCTGCACCGTCGTGTCCAAACCCGCCGAACAGACGCCGCTGACGGCAATCGCCCTTGCCGTGCTCGCCGAACAGGCAGGTATTCCCCCGGGCGTCTTCAACGTCATCGTCGGCACCGACGGCCCGGCGATCGGCCGCGAGCTCTGCGGCAATGAAAAGGTGCGCAAGATCAGCTTCACCGGCTCGACGGAGGTCGGCCGCATCCTGATGCGGCAGTGCGCCGACCAGATCAAGAAGGTGAGCCTGGAGCTCGGCGGCAACGCGCCCTTCATCGTCTTCGACGATGCCGATCTCGACGCCGCCGTCGAAGGCGCGATCGCCTCCAAATACCGCAATGCCGGCCAGACCTGCGTCTGCGCCAACCGCCTCTACGTCCAGTCGAACGTCTATGACGCCTTCGCCGCCAAGCTTGCCGCCAAGGTCGCCGCGATGTCGGTCGGCGACGGCTTCATGGCGGGTGTCGAGATCGGGCCGCTGATCGACGAGCAGGGCCTTGCCAAGGTGGAAGACCATGTCAGCGACGCGCTGGCCAAGGGCGCCAAGGTGCTGACCGGCGGCAAGCGCATCGACGGCGCCGGCACCTTCTTCACCCCGACGGTGCTGACCGGCGTGGCGCGCGGCATGAAGGTGGCGCGCGAGGAAACCTTCGGGCCGGTGGCGCCGCTCTTCCGCTTCGAGACGGTCGAGGACGTCATCGCCCAGGCCAACGACACGGAATTCGGTCTCGCTGCCTATTTCTATGCCAGCGACCTGAAGAAGGTCTGGCGGGTGGCGGAAGCGCTTGAGTATGGCATGATCGGCATCAATACCGGCCTGATGTCGTCCGAGACGGCGCCTTTCGGCGGCATCAAGCAATCCGGCCTCGGCCGCGAAGGCTCGCGCCACGGCGCCGACGATTATCTGGAAATGAAATATCTCTGCATCGGCGGCGTCTGA
- a CDS encoding 4-aminobutyrate--2-oxoglutarate transaminase produces the protein MTATSLTDRKNAAISRGVGMTTQIYADRAENAEIWDKEGRRYIDFAAGIAVLNTGHRHPRVIAAVKEQLDHFTHTCHQVVPYENYVHLAERLNALVPGDFEKKTIFVTTGAEAVENAVKIARAATGRSAVIAFGGGFHGRTFMGMALTGKVVPYKVGFGAMPGDVFHIPFPVELHGVTADQSLQTLKKLFAADVDPRRVAAIIIEPVQGEGGFYPAPAAFMKALRELCDQHGILLIADEVQTGFARTGRMFAMDHHEVAADLTTMAKSLAGGFPLAAVTGRAEIMDAPGPGGLGGTYGGNPIGIAAAHAVLDVIADEDLCNRANQLGGRLKQRLESLRETVPEIVDIRGPGFMNAVEFNDRTSGLPSAEFANRVRLIALDKGLILLTCGVHGNVIRFLAPITIQDEVLGEALDILEASMLEASAGK, from the coding sequence ATGACCGCGACCAGCCTTACGGACCGGAAGAACGCCGCTATTTCCCGCGGCGTCGGCATGACGACCCAGATCTATGCGGATCGCGCAGAAAATGCCGAGATCTGGGACAAGGAGGGCCGCCGCTATATCGATTTCGCCGCCGGCATCGCCGTTCTCAACACCGGCCACCGCCATCCCCGGGTGATTGCGGCCGTCAAGGAGCAGCTCGATCACTTCACCCACACCTGCCATCAGGTGGTGCCCTATGAAAACTACGTGCATCTTGCCGAACGGCTGAATGCGCTGGTCCCCGGCGACTTCGAGAAGAAGACGATCTTCGTCACCACAGGCGCCGAAGCGGTCGAGAACGCCGTCAAGATTGCGCGCGCCGCGACCGGCCGCTCGGCGGTCATCGCCTTTGGCGGCGGTTTTCATGGCCGCACCTTCATGGGCATGGCGCTGACCGGCAAGGTGGTGCCCTACAAGGTCGGCTTCGGCGCGATGCCGGGCGACGTCTTCCACATTCCCTTCCCGGTCGAGCTGCACGGCGTCACCGCCGACCAGTCGCTTCAGACACTGAAAAAACTGTTCGCCGCCGATGTCGATCCGCGGCGCGTCGCGGCCATCATCATCGAGCCGGTGCAGGGCGAAGGCGGTTTTTATCCGGCGCCCGCCGCCTTCATGAAGGCGCTGCGCGAACTCTGCGACCAGCACGGCATCCTGCTGATCGCCGATGAGGTGCAGACCGGTTTTGCCCGCACCGGCCGCATGTTCGCGATGGATCACCACGAGGTGGCGGCCGACCTGACGACGATGGCAAAGAGCCTTGCCGGCGGCTTTCCGCTTGCCGCCGTCACCGGCCGCGCCGAAATCATGGATGCGCCGGGGCCGGGCGGGCTCGGCGGCACCTATGGCGGCAATCCGATCGGGATCGCTGCCGCTCATGCCGTCCTCGACGTCATTGCGGACGAGGATCTCTGCAACCGCGCCAACCAGCTCGGCGGGCGGCTGAAGCAGCGGCTGGAATCGCTGCGCGAGACGGTACCGGAGATCGTCGATATCCGCGGGCCGGGCTTCATGAACGCCGTCGAATTCAACGACCGGACGAGCGGATTGCCGAGTGCCGAATTCGCCAACCGGGTGCGGCTGATCGCGCTCGACAAGGGCCTGATCCTGCTCACCTGCGGCGTCCACGGCAACGTCATCCGCTTCCTCGCGCCGATCACCATCCAGGACGAGGTCCTCGGCGAGGCGCTCGACATTCTGGAAGCCTCGATGCTGGAGGCGAGCGCCGGCAAGTGA
- a CDS encoding MerR family transcriptional regulator, with translation MNENGPVRYKVAEAARLAGVSASTLRLWESQGLLVPGRSQTGHRQYSADDVARLKRISWYRVERGLNPAAIREALEGEEPSADGAEAGQGTGLGRKLRSLRHASGKTLDQVAGDIGITASTLSTLERTSQGVSFKTLHDLAEYYGTTVSRLSGEESGEVPAMIRTGEWRTWPETTPGVTVQLLAEGRRMMDCHRFVLAPGAASEGAYRHEGEEFMHVLSGRLELVLDSDQFFDLGPGDSLYFESRRYHSWRNRHDGETVLLWINTPPTF, from the coding sequence ATGAACGAGAACGGGCCGGTACGCTACAAGGTGGCGGAGGCTGCACGGCTGGCGGGCGTTTCGGCCTCGACGCTGCGGCTCTGGGAAAGCCAGGGTCTGTTGGTTCCCGGCCGTTCGCAAACCGGTCATCGGCAATACAGCGCCGATGATGTGGCGCGGTTGAAGCGCATCTCCTGGTATCGCGTCGAGCGTGGTCTCAATCCCGCAGCCATCCGCGAGGCGCTGGAGGGCGAGGAGCCTTCGGCCGATGGCGCCGAGGCAGGCCAGGGCACCGGCCTCGGCCGCAAGCTGCGCAGCCTGCGCCATGCGAGCGGCAAGACGCTTGATCAGGTGGCCGGCGATATCGGCATCACCGCTTCGACGCTCTCGACGCTGGAGCGCACCTCGCAGGGCGTCAGCTTCAAGACGCTGCACGACCTTGCCGAATATTACGGCACCACCGTCTCCCGCCTCTCCGGCGAGGAAAGCGGCGAGGTGCCGGCAATGATCCGCACCGGGGAATGGCGCACCTGGCCGGAAACGACGCCGGGTGTCACGGTGCAGCTTCTCGCCGAAGGCCGCAGGATGATGGATTGTCATCGTTTCGTGCTGGCGCCGGGTGCTGCCAGCGAAGGCGCCTATCGCCACGAGGGCGAGGAATTCATGCATGTTCTGTCCGGCCGGCTCGAACTGGTGCTCGACAGCGATCAGTTCTTCGATCTCGGCCCGGGCGATTCACTGTATTTCGAAAGCCGCCGCTACCATTCCTGGCGCAACCGCCACGACGGCGAAACCGTGCTTCTCTGGATCAACACGCCGCCGACCTTCTGA
- a CDS encoding ribonuclease D — protein MAATIRYHEGDISVADAARYTGAIAIDTETLGLVPRRDRLCVVQLSPGDGTADVVRIAAGQKEAPNLVALLEDPTHQKIFHYGRFDIAVLFHTFGVTTTPVFCTKIASRLCRTYTDRHGLKDNLKEMLDVDISKAQQSSDWAAETLSPAQLEYAASDVLYLHALRDKLTARLIRDGRFDHATACFAFLPTRAKLDLLGWEEADIFAHS, from the coding sequence ATGGCCGCCACCATACGTTATCACGAAGGCGATATTTCCGTAGCTGATGCCGCCCGCTACACCGGCGCGATTGCCATCGATACCGAAACGCTCGGGCTGGTGCCGCGGCGGGACCGTCTCTGCGTCGTCCAGCTCTCACCGGGTGACGGCACCGCCGATGTCGTCCGCATCGCTGCCGGCCAGAAAGAGGCCCCCAATCTGGTCGCCCTGCTCGAAGATCCGACCCATCAGAAGATCTTTCACTACGGCCGCTTCGATATTGCCGTGCTCTTCCATACTTTCGGCGTCACCACGACCCCGGTCTTCTGCACCAAGATCGCCTCGCGCCTCTGTCGGACCTATACCGATCGCCACGGTCTCAAGGACAATCTCAAGGAGATGCTCGACGTCGATATCTCCAAGGCGCAGCAGTCCTCCGACTGGGCCGCCGAGACGCTGTCTCCGGCCCAGCTCGAATATGCCGCCTCCGATGTGCTTTACCTCCATGCCTTGCGCGACAAGCTGACGGCGCGCCTGATCCGCGACGGTCGGTTCGACCATGCGACGGCCTGTTTCGCATTCCTGCCGACCCGCGCCAAGCTCGACCTGCTCGGCTGGGAAGAGGCCGATATTTTCGCCCATAGCTGA